The nucleotide sequence GTTACCAGACTGACCGATTTAGGCTGGGAGGTAATTATAAACCATAAGCACAAAGGATTGGTTTACTCCAACGAAATTTTCAAAAAAGTGGCCGTTGGGGACAAACTAAAAGGGTATATAAAAAATATAAGGCCAGATAACAAAATAGATGTTAGCTTACAACCTATAGGATACAAAAGTTTAGAGCCTGCGGCAAACTTAATTTATGAAAAACTTGTCGCCAATGGTGGAATTCTAAATTTACACGATAAATCGGACCCAGAGGATATTAAAAGAATTATGCAGATGAGCAAGAAGACTTTTAAAAAGGGAATAGGGGCTCTGTACAAGGAACGTAAAATAGAAATTAAGCCAGATAGCATCAAGTTGCTATAATTTACCAGCTTTAAATAACGGACATTAAATTAGTGGTGTCCAATTATTTAAGGATTTTACTTTTAATTATTTGTCGTTTTGCAACAAAAACCATTACTTTTACAACAACCAAGTTTAAAAACATAAATAGTCGATTTATTTTCACTAATTTTAGAACTCATCCCCTAAACAATTTAGACTATGCCATTCATAGAGGAAAGTGATTTATTAGAATTGCATAAAGACATAGACAAGGCTCAAATCATAAATGAGCGTCTATTGGATCAAATAAAATACAAGAACAAGGAATTAAAGCGCAGTAAGATACAGCGAAATCTATTTGGCAGTATAACCGTGCTTTTTTTAATTGGCACACTGGCCATTTTCTCGTACAATGCAGGATTTATCAGATCTTCCAATTATGAGAACAGAAATAACATGAGCAATAACCTCTTGGTGTCCATAGATAGTCTGGAGGTGATAAAGGCCAGAATAGATAATCTTAAGGAACAGAACGAGGAACTAAGTCTCGTGAAGGAGTTTTATTTGGCTAAAAAGTTTTTGGATAAAGAAAAGATTTATTCCGTTCAGGTTAAGTCCTTTGTAGACAACAACATAACTCTTGCTTCAGAATCTCTCAACAATACAATATTCGTAAAAACCAATCCCTTTTATTCTTACTCTCTGGGAAATTTTGAAACCTTGGAAGAAGCCAGATCTTTTAGGTTCCAATTGGTGAAAATGGGTTTTGAGGATGCATTCGTTGCTTCGTACAAAGAAGGAAAGCGTTTAGAAATAGAAGACCCATATTAAATTGCCAAAAATTAAAGCTTGGATTAGTGCGGCCCGTTTGAGGACACTTCCTCTTTCGTTGTCCGGAATAATTATAGGTACAGCACTGGGAAGCATGTACGGCCAATTTCGTTGGGATATTTTTGTATTTGCACTATTAACCACTGTCGCATTCCAGATTACTTCAAATTTCGCCAATGATTATGGCGATGGTGTTAAAGGCACCGATAATGAAAATAGGGTAGGACCTATGC is from Arenibacter algicola and encodes:
- a CDS encoding SPOR domain-containing protein, coding for MPFIEESDLLELHKDIDKAQIINERLLDQIKYKNKELKRSKIQRNLFGSITVLFLIGTLAIFSYNAGFIRSSNYENRNNMSNNLLVSIDSLEVIKARIDNLKEQNEELSLVKEFYLAKKFLDKEKIYSVQVKSFVDNNITLASESLNNTIFVKTNPFYSYSLGNFETLEEARSFRFQLVKMGFEDAFVASYKEGKRLEIEDPY